AAGGAGCGGGAAAATGGATGTCGTAAATGCAACGCGCCCAAATGAAGCACAGATCAAGGAATGGACCAGCGGTTCGGTTGAGGGGCCGATTGTTATGGTCAATCTGCTGAAGTTCTACGATAAGGCGCAATATGCCGATGGCCGTGACCCGGATATTAGCGGCGCAGAGGCCTATGCCCGCTACGGCGCTGAAGTTTCCAAGATCATAGATGGCCTGGGCGGCAAGATGATCTATGGCGGGGCCGTTACGCTCACCTTGATTGGGGAGGTTGGGGAAGATTGGGACATGATCGCGTGCGTTCAGTACCCGTCACGAAAAGCCATGCTCGAAATGACCATGTCTCCAGAATATCAGGCGATCGAAGTCCACCGGGATGCTGGTCTTGCAGGCCAACTAAATATTGAAACGGTCCCCGGGGGTTTTTAACGCTGCGCCACCCCGCTAGTTCGAGATAGAATTACTGAATTGAAAATGAGACCGCCAACAGGCGGCAATTGGGAGGCTGCAATGGCCCTTACTTTCTACGACTACACACCCGCACCCAGTCCGCGACGCGCCCGCATTTTTATGGCGGAGAAAGGCGTGAAGGCTGAGAACATCCAGATCGATATGGCAAAGGCAGAACAGCTGACGGATGAATTCAAAGCGATCAACCCGGCCTGCACCATTCCCGTTCTGAAGTTGGAAGATGGAACGACCTTTACCGAGAATGATGGCATCGCGGCTTATCTAGAAGCCGCTTATCCCGAACCACCACTCCTCGGCGTTACGCCGGAAGAAAAAGGCCTGGTTGCAAACTGGCAGTCACGTATGTTGATGGAAGGCCTGTCAGCTGTGGCGGAAACACTTCGCAATTCATCGCCGGGTATGAAGGATCGCGCGACGACCGGGCCGAATAATTACGCTCAGATTCCAGAACTTGCAGAACGGGGCCGTGCTCGATTGACCGTCTTTATGGACACGCTCAATACCCGTCTCAAAGACCGCGAGTTCGTGGCGATTGATACCTATAGCTATGCCGATATTACCGCTCAGGTGGTGGTCGATTTTGCAAGATGGGTGAAGGTGACGCCAACCGACGAGCACACAGACCTTGCCCGCTGGCACGCAGCGGTTTCAGCAAGGCCCAGTGCGTCTGCCTAAAGCGCTTCATTAAGAGGCGTCGGTTTCCTCTGGTCGCTTGCCGTCCAGAAACCAATCAAGGATGCGGGCATTTTCCTCGCGGGGATAGGTGTGACTGAGGTCGCCTATTTCCCGATAGACAATGTCCGCACCACCGCCACCCAGGGCCCGGTTAGCTGTACGGGCAATATCAATGGGGAACATCCAGTCCTTCGCACCATGGGTCAGATAGACCGGCAGGCCTTTCAGGCGTTCACCCTCCACGACTTCCAGCAAAAACGGATGGAAGCTCGCCGAGATGGGGGCGAGGTGCGTAAATTTGGAGTCTGTTTGCAGGCCTTGCACATAGGTGAAGGTCCCGCCGTCACTCATGCCAGTGAGCAGTAGCTTGTTTGTGTCGACAGGCCAGTTTTCGGTGACGTGTGCGAGCATGCGCTCGAGGTTCGGGCTGTCCACATCTTCACCCATGAGCGACCATGTTCCCTCCGATGAACTTGGACTTAGAAGGATTACACCTCGGCTGCGTGCGGTTCGGATCCACGACCAGAGGAAATCACGCCCATGCCCGCTGCCGCCATGCATGGCAACCATTAGGGGATAGGACTTCGAAGGGTCGTAGTTTTCCGGGACATAGAGAGAAAAGCCGCCGCGTTCTTTCTTTTCATTGCCGAAATGATGCACACCGACGCTTGCCCCGTCTGTGCGTTCAGCGGCGAGGGCCTCCAGAAGGTTTGCATCGTCCCGTTGCTCTTCTTCCAGAAAGAAGCGGCTCACCGGTGGCAAAACCGCCGCCACAGGGTAGAGCGCTTCTAGGGCACGCGAAGAATGCCGCAAGGCACGGTAAGCAGCCATGATCCCGTTTTCAGGATCGTCCAGCGCACCGCGCAGTTCTTCGTAAGCCCGCAAAACGGAGGTCGCTGATGCGACAATGCGGTCTCGAAAGGGGTGAAAGTCTTCGGGCCAGTCCGCGGCTTGGAAAGCGACAAGCGCCTCCTCAACACCCTTATCCAGTGCACCCACATGTTTGACAACTTCTTCGAGGCGCGGCGGATGCAGATGCCGTCCGATAAACAGAAGCCCCTCCAATGAATGAAGCAGGGGCGGGACCAGCGCGGTGATCGCGTCAGACAATTGATCGGTATTATCGTTCATCGAAAGTGCTCAACATAGATTTGGAAGCGCGCAGTGTGTCACTCCAAGCGCGCGCCGTCCATGAGCGGTCACCCTTCAGGTTTGAACAGAACGCATTGTGCACAACTCTTAGGTGTTGATCTGCAAATATCTGAGCATGGTCCGGTGTGCAAATAAGCCAAAAGCGCCTGCTGTCGCGACGGCAAGGGACACGCCCCCAATAGAAAACGAAGAGAAGTCACCCAGCCACCATCCTCGCAGGAGACCATAAGCGGGATAGAGAATGAAAAGGATATAAGCGGATAAACCTGCCGCGATGCGCCTTACCTGGGCACTGCTGTAGGTAAACGGGCGAACCATTGTGTCGTCGGGAAGAGGCATGTTGGTCATGGGCGCATCTCTCCTCAGAAGGGTTTCACAATGGCGAGGTAAAAGGTGAAGGTGATGGATACGATCACGATGGGTGTGGTGACGATGAGAAACCACCAATGTGTGTGGATTGCTTGTTCATAAGCTGCGCCATCTCCGGCCTGACGCAGTCGCTCCTTGTTGCCCCCAAAATGGGCGAGATGAAAGTCGGCTACTTCTATAGGCAGGAACACAAGCACAATCAGCACGAGCTTCATGGCAAACCATCCACTATCAGGCGTCCAGCCGCCTGCTAGCATCAGCAGCGGACCGGTGATGAGCAACATCGGGAAGGCGAAGTGCTCAAGCTTGGCACCATCGTCGAAGCGTTCCATGGCCCAATTTCGCAGACGAATACGGTCGGGGTCATGCGGTGCCCGCTGCCAGTCGCGGAATAGGGGAACCAGATAGTTTCCATAAGCAACAGACGTGCTCCATGCCCACATAGCTGCAAATACCACGTGCACAAATTTGAGGGTCACATAGTGATCGCTCAGGAAATCGTTCGCGGTGCTCAATAGTGTGTCCATGATCGATCACTTCCCCCTTTAGGTGATCGTGTTTGCATTGCTTATGAAGCGGCGTCCTCGATTTCAGTGGCTACGTTTGGCACATCGCCCCACTCTTTGGTTAGTCCATTGAGTAAAGCATCGATGGTCGTTTCCCCCAGGCGCTCGATCAGTGCCGATTCTAGGTTCGACATGATGTTTGCGGCAGCCATGTGCACGGGGCGTCCCTCCCGCGAAAACCGGATCAGTTTGCAGCGCTTGTCAGCAGGATCGGGCGTCAGTTCAATCAGCCCTTTCTCTTCAAGCTCTCGCACCGCTGAGTTGATCGACTGGCGTGTGACACCAAGTGTGCGTGCAAGGCCGCTAGGACGTTGGATGCCTGACGCAACGTAGACCAGTACCATCGACTCTAGACGGCGTACGCTCGGCAGCCCATGCGCTTGCAGGTTTTGCTGCAATCCGCGGTCGAGCCACATAAAGCCTTCGAGCAGGTTGGTCATCAGGCCTCGTCCGACGGGAACATTCTGTTTTGGCCGCTGCGTCATCTCTCTCCCCGCGTGGATAGCTTGAATATATTGTAAGTTTATCTTACAAATAGCAAAGACAATTGTGAGGGAGGAAGCCATGCCCAGACTGGCGCAGGTGGCAAAGGCCGACGCAGGTCCGTTCATCGATCAGATCTACCAACTCCTGTTTCAAGATCGCGATCCGGTCGAGTCACCAGGCACAGCAACCGGCACCCCCGGCAACTGGTGGACTGTCTTCGCACTTGTGCCCGATTGCTTCAAGCACGCGGTGGAAGGCTTTCAGTTTTACCGTGATCCCAATCGCAAACTGAGCCCGAAATTGCGCGAGCTGGGACAAACCCGGGCGGGTTATGTACGCGGCTCCCAGTTTGTCTTTTCGCAACACTGCAAGTCCTGCCGCGATGTGGGCTTCTCAGAAGAGCAAATTGACGCGCTGCCTCACTGGCATGTCGCAGATTGTTTCTCCGATGCGGAACGAGCGGTGCTCGCTTACACCGACGAGATGGTGATGGACAATGGTCGTGTGTCAGATGGCACCTTCGCCGCCCTGAAGAAACATCTAAGTGACGTCGAAATCCTGGAGCTCACCTACATCACGGCCATGTATGAGATGCACGCGATCATGAGCCGCGCGCTCAGGCTGGAATATGACGATGTCGACGAACGCGTTGTCGAGGTGCCGATGCCTGACGGCGATGGCTCCTCCGACGTGATGAGCATGGTCGACACAGACAAATAGACGGAGGAGAGAGAAAATGGGCTACCACCATCTGGCGCTTGCCGCCAAAGACATGAAAGCCATTCATGACTTCTATGAAAGGGTGATGGGTTTTGATCTGGTAAAGGTAGAAGTGGCGCCTGTCCCCGAAGGCGGCTGGGCGAAGCACTTTTTCTATCGCATGGAAGACGACAGCAAGTTCATCGCCTTCTGGGAAATGCATGACGTGCCCGGGACAGAAGGATTTGAAACCAACCTGTCCAAAGCGGCAGGCGTGCCGGATCAGATCAATCACATTTCCTTTGATGTGCCGGACATGGATGCCTTCAATATGCGCATGCAGCAATGGTTGGACGCCGGATATGACGTTTTGGAGCTGGACCATGAATGGTGCCGGTCCATCTACACCAAAGATCCGAACGACAATTTCGTCGAATTTTGCCTTACGACTGGCGAATTTACCGCTGCAGACAGGGAG
The DNA window shown above is from Parvibaculaceae bacterium PLY_AMNH_Bact1 and carries:
- a CDS encoding VOC family protein (Derived by automated computational analysis using gene prediction method: Protein Homology.); protein product: MGYHHLALAAKDMKAIHDFYERVMGFDLVKVEVAPVPEGGWAKHFFYRMEDDSKFIAFWEMHDVPGTEGFETNLSKAAGVPDQINHISFDVPDMDAFNMRMQQWLDAGYDVLELDHEWCRSIYTKDPNDNFVEFCLTTGEFTAADREHALGQLTATEPSFSKPPVKMEIHKAAASSAAE
- a CDS encoding carboxymuconolactone decarboxylase family protein (Derived by automated computational analysis using gene prediction method: Protein Homology.); this encodes MPRLAQVAKADAGPFIDQIYQLLFQDRDPVESPGTATGTPGNWWTVFALVPDCFKHAVEGFQFYRDPNRKLSPKLRELGQTRAGYVRGSQFVFSQHCKSCRDVGFSEEQIDALPHWHVADCFSDAERAVLAYTDEMVMDNGRVSDGTFAALKKHLSDVEILELTYITAMYEMHAIMSRALRLEYDDVDERVVEVPMPDGDGSSDVMSMVDTDK
- a CDS encoding phospholipase (Derived by automated computational analysis using gene prediction method: Protein Homology.); the encoded protein is MNDNTDQLSDAITALVPPLLHSLEGLLFIGRHLHPPRLEEVVKHVGALDKGVEEALVAFQAADWPEDFHPFRDRIVASATSVLRAYEELRGALDDPENGIMAAYRALRHSSRALEALYPVAAVLPPVSRFFLEEEQRDDANLLEALAAERTDGASVGVHHFGNEKKERGGFSLYVPENYDPSKSYPLMVAMHGGSGHGRDFLWSWIRTARSRGVILLSPSSSEGTWSLMGEDVDSPNLERMLAHVTENWPVDTNKLLLTGMSDGGTFTYVQGLQTDSKFTHLAPISASFHPFLLEVVEGERLKGLPVYLTHGAKDWMFPIDIARTANRALGGGGADIVYREIGDLSHTYPREENARILDWFLDGKRPEETDAS
- a CDS encoding hypothetical protein (Derived by automated computational analysis using gene prediction method: GeneMarkS-2+.): MTNMPLPDDTMVRPFTYSSAQVRRIAAGLSAYILFILYPAYGLLRGWWLGDFSSFSIGGVSLAVATAGAFGLFAHRTMLRYLQINT
- a CDS encoding hypothetical protein (Derived by automated computational analysis using gene prediction method: GeneMarkS-2+.) codes for the protein MDTLLSTANDFLSDHYVTLKFVHVVFAAMWAWSTSVAYGNYLVPLFRDWQRAPHDPDRIRLRNWAMERFDDGAKLEHFAFPMLLITGPLLMLAGGWTPDSGWFAMKLVLIVLVFLPIEVADFHLAHFGGNKERLRQAGDGAAYEQAIHTHWWFLIVTTPIVIVSITFTFYLAIVKPF
- a CDS encoding MarR family transcriptional regulator (Derived by automated computational analysis using gene prediction method: Protein Homology. GO_function: GO:0003700 - DNA-binding transcription factor activity [Evidence IEA]; GO_process: GO:0006355 - regulation of DNA-templated transcription [Evidence IEA]), with the protein product MTQRPKQNVPVGRGLMTNLLEGFMWLDRGLQQNLQAHGLPSVRRLESMVLVYVASGIQRPSGLARTLGVTRQSINSAVRELEEKGLIELTPDPADKRCKLIRFSREGRPVHMAAANIMSNLESALIERLGETTIDALLNGLTKEWGDVPNVATEIEDAAS
- a CDS encoding glutathione S-transferase (Derived by automated computational analysis using gene prediction method: Protein Homology.), with the translated sequence MALTFYDYTPAPSPRRARIFMAEKGVKAENIQIDMAKAEQLTDEFKAINPACTIPVLKLEDGTTFTENDGIAAYLEAAYPEPPLLGVTPEEKGLVANWQSRMLMEGLSAVAETLRNSSPGMKDRATTGPNNYAQIPELAERGRARLTVFMDTLNTRLKDREFVAIDTYSYADITAQVVVDFARWVKVTPTDEHTDLARWHAAVSARPSASA
- a CDS encoding DUF1330 domain-containing protein (Derived by automated computational analysis using gene prediction method: Protein Homology.) yields the protein MDVVNATRPNEAQIKEWTSGSVEGPIVMVNLLKFYDKAQYADGRDPDISGAEAYARYGAEVSKIIDGLGGKMIYGGAVTLTLIGEVGEDWDMIACVQYPSRKAMLEMTMSPEYQAIEVHRDAGLAGQLNIETVPGGF